In the genome of Ignavibacteriales bacterium, one region contains:
- the nadD gene encoding nicotinate (nicotinamide) nucleotide adenylyltransferase, producing the protein MSVIGVYGGTFDPVHLGHLITAQFVYEVRNLSKIIFVPNLISPHKTGKKISSAQHRLEMLRLAVNGIKHFEVSEIELNRSGISYTIDTIRELKRSTNIIEMIIGYDNLIEFSTWKDPDEILNLAKLVVMDRKIKSHPLNPDKYFSNAVLLDTPQIEISASEIRDRVKKNLPINFLVPQKVMEYISAQNLYKE; encoded by the coding sequence GTGAGTGTAATTGGAGTTTACGGCGGAACATTCGATCCCGTTCACCTCGGTCATTTAATAACTGCTCAATTTGTATACGAAGTAAGAAACCTTTCTAAAATTATTTTTGTACCTAACCTGATCTCACCTCATAAAACAGGGAAGAAAATTTCATCAGCACAACACCGTTTAGAAATGTTAAGACTTGCTGTCAATGGTATTAAGCATTTTGAAGTATCTGAAATTGAACTTAACAGAAGTGGTATTTCGTATACAATTGATACTATACGTGAATTGAAGCGCTCAACCAATATCATTGAAATGATTATAGGTTATGACAACTTAATAGAATTTAGTACCTGGAAAGATCCCGATGAGATCCTAAACCTTGCGAAGCTTGTAGTGATGGATAGGAAAATTAAATCACATCCTCTAAATCCGGACAAATATTTTTCAAACGCTGTGTTGCTTGATACACCACAGATTGAAATCTCCGCTTCAGAAATAAGGGACAGGGTGAAGAAAAATCTGCCCATTAATTTTCTTGTCCCGCAAAAAGTAATGGAATATATTAGCGCACAAAATTTATATAAGGAATAA
- a CDS encoding NAD-dependent epimerase/dehydratase family protein has translation MKILVTGGAGFIASQIADGYINEGHDVVILDNLITGFEKNINPKAKFVKADIRDKDLSELFNNEKFDLINHHAAQMDVRRSVADPSFDADCNIIGTINLLQNCISTGVKKIIFASTGGAVYGEQSYFPADENHPTNPLSPYGISKLAVEKYIYFYHAQYGLNYNILRYSNVYGPRQNPFGEAGVVAIFASRLLKKDQPTINGTGKQTRDYVFVGDVVRANIISLSNNNNSIYNIGTGIETDVNELYSKINLISGANFSEKHGPAAPGEQMRSVISADKIYKELNWRPSIKVEEGLQKTVDFFRTQLN, from the coding sequence ATGAAAATTTTAGTTACTGGGGGAGCCGGTTTCATCGCTTCCCAAATTGCAGACGGTTATATTAACGAAGGACACGATGTAGTTATCCTGGATAACCTGATAACCGGGTTTGAAAAGAATATTAATCCCAAAGCAAAATTTGTAAAAGCAGATATCCGCGATAAAGATCTTTCCGAATTATTTAATAATGAAAAATTTGACCTGATAAATCACCACGCTGCGCAGATGGATGTAAGAAGATCAGTCGCTGATCCTTCATTCGATGCGGATTGCAATATCATCGGGACAATTAATCTTTTACAGAACTGCATTTCAACCGGAGTTAAGAAAATAATTTTTGCCTCAACGGGAGGAGCAGTTTATGGTGAACAATCATACTTCCCTGCTGATGAAAATCATCCAACTAATCCTCTGTCACCCTATGGTATTTCAAAGCTTGCAGTAGAAAAATATATTTATTTTTATCACGCACAGTACGGATTGAACTATAATATACTCCGCTATTCAAATGTTTATGGACCCCGACAAAATCCTTTCGGAGAGGCTGGTGTAGTTGCAATCTTTGCTTCGCGTTTATTAAAGAAAGATCAGCCGACAATTAATGGAACCGGAAAGCAAACTCGTGATTATGTTTTTGTTGGTGATGTTGTTAGAGCGAATATAATTTCATTAAGCAATAACAATAATTCTATTTACAACATAGGAACCGGAATTGAAACGGATGTGAATGAACTTTATTCAAAGATTAATCTTATCTCCGGCGCAAATTTTTCAGAAAAGCACGGACCTGCCGCACCGGGTGAGCAGATGCGAAGCGTGATCAGCGCAGATAAAATTTACAAAGAACTAAACTGGCGCCCATCAATTAAAGTTGAAGAAGGACTCCAAAAAACAGTTGATTTTTTCCGCACTCAATTAAATTAG